The following proteins come from a genomic window of Streptomyces liliiviolaceus:
- a CDS encoding primary-amine oxidase — MHNPPVNVGSPGSVSTRVHARRARTHPLDPLSPAEMDAAVAVARADGRLGERTRFWGAVLDETFAREVMAGRQPAGEVRVGLVAMDHDLPGAWEIDVQLGAEPRCLEWRPVDIRRPGITSAEARAAAQACRANPLFRAALAKRGIHDVSLTVIDAESIGGFVPEKYKDRRITWGSVWHRVQEDDNAYVRPVQGVIPIIDMATMEVLEVEDHGVVPVSEEPGPLATGGFGSDREGLKPLEVVQPEGPSFTVDGHRVSWQGWEFRVGFTHREGLVLYDLGFLGRSVLKRAACNEMYVPYLDPSSTQFRKNFFDWGEYGAGPLTNSLALGCDCLGVIHYFDAAHLGGDGAAQEIEQAICMHEEDDGILWKHNDLRRGVSEVRRSRRLIISSFQTVANYDYGFYWSLYQDGRIELEIKLTGMLSASGIEEGEEVRHGRVVSPNVQTPTHQHYFGLRLDAAVDGPLNRLVEENAEAEDDPRHDPYGNAVRMVRTPLLSESQAARRTNPATSRHWRVESADKQNRYGDPTAYRLLLPNTTRPFARPESVMARRAPFVHQHLWATVSDPAESYVGGQYPNQAEPGEDGVQVWQRKDRSLDGAELVLWPVVGSHHFPRPEQWPVMPVDRVRLVFEPDGFFDRNPAMDIPDPSAGADHCCGT; from the coding sequence ATGCACAACCCGCCCGTGAACGTCGGCAGTCCCGGAAGCGTCAGTACCCGTGTCCATGCCCGGCGTGCGCGCACCCATCCCCTAGACCCGCTGTCTCCCGCGGAGATGGACGCGGCCGTCGCCGTGGCACGGGCCGACGGCCGGCTCGGTGAGCGGACCCGGTTCTGGGGCGCGGTGCTGGACGAGACCTTCGCCCGTGAGGTGATGGCCGGCCGGCAGCCCGCGGGCGAGGTGCGGGTGGGCCTGGTGGCGATGGACCACGATCTGCCCGGCGCCTGGGAGATCGACGTGCAGCTCGGCGCCGAGCCGCGCTGCCTGGAGTGGCGGCCGGTGGACATCCGGCGGCCCGGCATCACCTCGGCGGAGGCACGCGCGGCGGCCCAGGCCTGCCGGGCGAACCCGCTGTTCCGTGCGGCGCTGGCCAAGCGGGGCATCCACGACGTGTCGCTGACGGTGATCGACGCGGAGTCCATCGGCGGCTTCGTGCCGGAGAAGTACAAGGACCGCCGGATCACCTGGGGCTCGGTCTGGCACCGCGTCCAGGAGGACGACAACGCCTATGTGCGCCCCGTGCAGGGCGTCATCCCGATCATCGACATGGCGACCATGGAGGTGCTGGAGGTCGAGGACCACGGCGTCGTGCCGGTCTCCGAGGAGCCGGGACCGCTGGCGACCGGCGGATTCGGCTCGGACCGCGAGGGGCTGAAGCCGTTGGAGGTCGTACAGCCCGAGGGCCCCAGCTTCACCGTCGACGGACACCGGGTCAGCTGGCAGGGCTGGGAGTTCCGCGTCGGCTTCACCCACCGCGAGGGCCTGGTCCTGTACGACCTCGGCTTCCTGGGCCGCTCGGTCCTCAAGCGGGCCGCCTGCAACGAGATGTACGTCCCCTATCTCGACCCGAGCAGCACGCAGTTCCGCAAGAACTTCTTCGACTGGGGCGAGTACGGCGCCGGACCGCTGACCAACTCGCTCGCGCTGGGCTGCGACTGCCTGGGCGTCATCCACTACTTCGACGCGGCCCACCTCGGGGGCGACGGAGCCGCGCAGGAGATCGAGCAGGCGATCTGCATGCACGAGGAGGACGACGGGATCCTCTGGAAGCACAACGACCTGCGCCGCGGGGTGAGCGAGGTGCGCCGCTCCCGGCGGCTGATCATCTCCAGCTTCCAGACGGTGGCCAACTACGACTACGGCTTCTACTGGTCGCTCTACCAGGACGGCCGGATCGAGCTGGAGATCAAGCTGACCGGCATGCTGTCGGCCTCCGGCATCGAGGAGGGCGAGGAGGTGCGGCACGGCCGGGTGGTCTCACCCAACGTCCAGACGCCCACCCACCAGCACTACTTCGGCCTGCGTCTGGACGCCGCGGTGGACGGCCCGCTCAACCGCCTGGTGGAGGAGAACGCCGAGGCGGAGGACGACCCGCGCCACGACCCGTACGGCAACGCGGTCCGTATGGTCCGCACCCCGCTGCTGTCGGAGTCGCAGGCCGCCCGCCGGACCAACCCGGCGACGTCCCGGCACTGGCGCGTGGAGAGCGCCGACAAGCAGAACCGTTACGGGGACCCGACGGCGTACCGGCTGTTGCTGCCCAACACCACCCGGCCCTTCGCGCGGCCCGAGTCGGTGATGGCCCGCCGGGCGCCCTTCGTCCACCAGCACCTGTGGGCCACGGTCTCCGACCCCGCCGAGAGTTACGTAGGAGGGCAGTACCCGAACCAGGCGGAGCCCGGCGAGGACGGCGTACAGGTGTGGCAGCGCAAGGACCGTTCGCTGGACGGGGCCGAGTTGGTGCTGTGGCCGGTCGTGGGCAGCCACCACTTCCCCCGGCCCGAGCAGTGGCCCGTCATGCCGGTCGACCGGGTGCGGCTGGTCTTCGAACCCGACGGCTTCTTCGACCGCAACCCGGCCATGGACATCCCCGACCCGTCGGCCGGCGCCGACCACTGCTGCGGGACCTGA
- a CDS encoding GntR family transcriptional regulator: MDTAPLPDADSPAGKGKALVDDTAAAIRARILSGEIPIGAQLRQVELAELLGVSRTPVREALRQLQAGGLIEVLPNRGAVVRVPAPWEVREAYEIRAELEGLACVRAVRAVTPEVLRELRAANETVRAVSGGQASSESSPPSTSASPAPNASPSTSANDCFHTLIHTVAGNRRLARAIKDVNEAFPRNVSALVLQDNPRHREDNIREHERIVEALAAEDAERARSEMKAHVISAGEQLARWYEQRSATVFRG; the protein is encoded by the coding sequence ATGGACACCGCCCCGCTCCCCGACGCGGACTCGCCCGCAGGCAAGGGCAAGGCGCTCGTCGACGACACCGCGGCCGCGATCCGCGCGCGGATCCTCTCCGGCGAGATCCCCATCGGGGCGCAACTGCGCCAGGTCGAACTCGCGGAGCTGCTCGGCGTGAGCCGCACTCCCGTGCGGGAGGCTCTGCGTCAGCTCCAGGCGGGCGGCCTCATCGAGGTGCTGCCCAACCGCGGTGCCGTGGTCCGCGTCCCCGCACCCTGGGAGGTCCGCGAGGCCTACGAGATCCGCGCCGAACTCGAAGGGCTCGCCTGCGTCCGCGCGGTCCGCGCGGTCACCCCGGAGGTACTGCGGGAACTGCGCGCGGCGAATGAGACGGTGCGTGCCGTGAGCGGCGGTCAGGCATCGAGTGAGAGCTCCCCGCCTTCCACGAGCGCCTCGCCCGCCCCGAACGCCTCGCCGTCCACCTCCGCGAACGACTGCTTCCACACACTGATCCACACCGTCGCCGGCAACAGGCGTCTCGCCCGGGCCATCAAGGACGTCAACGAGGCGTTTCCCCGTAATGTCTCCGCCCTGGTCCTCCAGGACAATCCCCGTCATCGCGAGGACAACATCCGCGAGCACGAGCGGATCGTCGAGGCGCTGGCCGCCGAGGACGCGGAGCGGGCGCGCAGTGAGATGAAGGCCCATGTCATCAGCGCGGGCGAGCAGTTGGCCCGCTGGTACGAGCAGCGGTCGGCCACGGTCTTCCGCGGCTGA
- the solA gene encoding N-methyl-L-tryptophan oxidase: MSTDTTSGTDMTPGTDTTPGTGTTAVTVPPPRPGGPALDVAALRAATPGMRHAHHMNAAGSALPSAATLAAVTDHLRLESLLGGYEAAEALADRTEAVYHSAARLIGAAPQDIALMDSASTAWQRALGALRLKAGDRVLASPSTYVSSALHLLEMRDSHGIVLEVLPADASGQVDLGALETALREPAALVTVAHVPTSSGLVEPVAAVGELAARAGVPLLLDATQSLGQLPVDVEEMRCGIVVATGRKFLRGPRGTGLLYVDRELRERARPAAPDVRGAQWSSAYGYEVVPGARRYETWESSHALRLGLGTALDEALGLGVARIRDHVTELAERLRAGLSDVPGIRRTDPSAAASGIVTFLREDEDPRRTVRDLRATGFRLTTVPASHGQWDLGRRGLERVARASLHVYNSEDDVDALVAALTARERRRRGGGTAAHGPAISGAAADAPVTAVEPAPASATPSEPPYDPAAVSRPAPARPTGPVGDRADVIVVGAGIHGSSAAWQLAARGASVIHLDRFPAGHTEGSSHGRTRMIRRAYPAEVWDGLVDTAYSAWDELELAAGQRLVTTTGGLYARAVDAPGTLRGPGCENVDHTRAAELFPGLRLCEGFTAVHDPAAGVIDAQASLTALAALGRGHGVDRRDGRTVLAWHRDGEGVRVDTDQGVLHADRLVVCAGPWTGELLPAFAGPLSVVRIVNVHLGSSRRHLLEPPLLGAFSVDVPDVGLLYGIPAFGGAGVKIGLDHGPPEDPSTTAGPVTEAERDRLLGLASRFLPAADGPVEETITCRYTMAPNNRFAVGRLPGEERVFVAAACSGHGFKFGPALGAALADLTEGKERPDLDFLSPAAMGITDRPGPGATR, from the coding sequence ATGAGCACCGACACGACTTCCGGCACCGACATGACTCCCGGTACCGACACGACCCCCGGCACCGGCACGACCGCGGTCACCGTCCCCCCTCCGCGGCCCGGCGGGCCCGCACTCGACGTCGCGGCACTGCGCGCCGCCACCCCCGGTATGCGCCACGCCCACCACATGAACGCGGCCGGATCGGCGCTGCCCAGCGCCGCGACCCTGGCCGCCGTCACCGACCATCTGCGCCTGGAGTCCCTGCTCGGCGGTTACGAGGCGGCCGAGGCGCTGGCCGACCGCACGGAGGCGGTGTACCACTCGGCGGCCCGGCTGATCGGCGCGGCGCCCCAGGACATCGCCCTGATGGACAGCGCCTCCACCGCCTGGCAACGGGCGCTGGGAGCCCTGCGTCTCAAGGCGGGCGATCGCGTCCTGGCCTCGCCCTCCACCTATGTCAGCTCCGCCCTGCACCTGCTGGAGATGCGCGACTCGCACGGCATCGTGCTGGAGGTCCTGCCCGCCGACGCGAGCGGACAGGTCGACCTCGGCGCGCTGGAGACGGCCCTGCGCGAACCGGCGGCGCTCGTGACCGTCGCCCATGTCCCCACGTCCTCCGGACTGGTGGAGCCGGTGGCCGCCGTCGGCGAGCTGGCCGCCCGCGCGGGGGTGCCGCTACTGCTGGACGCGACGCAGTCGCTGGGCCAACTCCCGGTCGACGTCGAGGAGATGCGCTGCGGCATCGTCGTCGCCACCGGCCGCAAGTTCCTGCGCGGCCCGCGCGGCACGGGTCTGCTGTACGTGGACCGGGAGCTGCGGGAGAGAGCGCGGCCCGCCGCTCCGGACGTACGCGGTGCCCAGTGGTCGTCGGCCTATGGGTACGAGGTGGTGCCGGGGGCGCGCCGGTACGAGACCTGGGAGTCCTCCCATGCCCTGCGACTGGGCCTGGGCACGGCCCTGGACGAGGCACTCGGCCTCGGCGTCGCACGTATCCGCGACCATGTGACGGAGCTGGCCGAGCGGTTGCGGGCCGGACTGTCGGACGTACCGGGCATCCGGCGGACCGACCCGTCGGCGGCGGCCTCGGGCATCGTGACCTTCCTGCGCGAGGACGAGGACCCCCGCCGGACCGTACGGGACCTGCGGGCCACCGGCTTCAGACTGACGACCGTGCCCGCCTCGCACGGCCAGTGGGACCTGGGCAGACGCGGTCTGGAGCGGGTCGCGCGCGCCTCGCTGCACGTCTACAACAGCGAGGACGACGTGGACGCGCTCGTCGCGGCGCTGACCGCACGGGAACGCCGGCGCAGGGGCGGCGGGACGGCGGCCCATGGCCCGGCAATCTCCGGCGCCGCCGCCGACGCCCCGGTGACCGCCGTCGAGCCCGCGCCCGCATCGGCGACGCCCTCCGAGCCCCCGTACGATCCGGCGGCCGTCTCCCGGCCCGCCCCCGCCCGGCCGACGGGACCCGTCGGTGACAGGGCCGATGTGATCGTCGTCGGGGCCGGCATCCACGGCTCGTCCGCCGCCTGGCAGTTGGCGGCGCGCGGAGCGAGCGTGATCCACCTCGACCGGTTCCCCGCGGGACACACCGAGGGCTCCTCGCACGGCCGGACGCGGATGATCCGGCGGGCCTACCCCGCCGAGGTCTGGGACGGCTTGGTCGACACCGCCTACAGCGCCTGGGACGAACTCGAACTCGCGGCCGGACAACGGCTGGTGACCACCACGGGCGGCCTGTACGCCAGGGCGGTCGACGCCCCCGGCACCCTGCGCGGCCCCGGCTGCGAGAACGTCGACCACACCCGTGCCGCCGAACTCTTCCCCGGGCTGCGCCTGTGCGAGGGCTTCACCGCGGTGCACGATCCGGCCGCCGGTGTCATCGACGCCCAGGCCTCGCTCACCGCACTGGCGGCACTCGGCCGCGGGCACGGCGTGGACCGGCGCGACGGCCGCACCGTGCTCGCCTGGCACCGGGACGGTGAGGGCGTACGCGTGGACACGGACCAGGGCGTCCTGCACGCGGACCGGCTGGTCGTCTGCGCGGGCCCCTGGACCGGCGAACTGCTCCCCGCCTTCGCCGGGCCGCTGAGCGTGGTGCGGATCGTGAACGTGCACCTCGGCTCCTCACGGCGCCACCTGCTGGAGCCGCCGCTGCTGGGCGCGTTCTCCGTCGACGTACCGGATGTCGGGCTGCTGTACGGCATCCCGGCCTTCGGCGGAGCCGGCGTCAAGATCGGCTTGGACCACGGGCCGCCGGAGGACCCCTCGACGACCGCCGGACCGGTCACCGAGGCCGAGCGGGACCGCCTCCTGGGACTGGCCTCGCGGTTCCTTCCGGCGGCCGACGGACCGGTGGAGGAGACGATCACCTGCCGGTACACCATGGCACCGAACAACCGCTTCGCCGTCGGCCGACTCCCGGGCGAGGAACGGGTGTTCGTGGCGGCGGCCTGCTCCGGGCACGGCTTCAAGTTCGGGCCCGCGCTGGGCGCCGCGCTCGCGGATCTCACGGAGGGCAAGGAGCGGCCGGACCTGGACTTCCTGTCCCCGGCCGCGATGGGCATCACCGACCGCCCCGGACCGGGAGCCACGCGATGA
- a CDS encoding aldehyde dehydrogenase family protein, with protein sequence MTTIKARPAFNARPAPLEPFLVDGRWIAPGDRRTFPVVDPASETVLSRVAQATPQDVDDAVAAASRAHEDGRWRALPVAERSRVLHRIAELIEEHAEELAVLETLDNGKPIERSRADTAMSARTFRHFAGAPARLAGTVVPLDQGHHVYTVPEPVGVAALILPWNFPVMTGCFKLAPALAAGCTVVVKPAEQTPLTMLRVAALCEEAGLPAGVLNVLTGDGEVGAALTAHPGVAKVSFTGSTEVGRTVMGAAAPTVKRLTLELGGKSPHIVFADADLDAAVVTAMRAAFGHSGQMCTAGSRLLVQRSVLAEMEERLADAVRKVPVGNGLDGGITVGPLVSEEQRTQVLSYVEAGVAEGAKLVTGGQVPDRPGYFVEPALFTNVTNSMRIAREEIFGPVVGVIPFEDDDEAVAIGNDTSYGLAAGVWTRDLSRAHRMAARLRAGTVWINTYNIFDPALPFGGVGDSGLGRDLGDDALYSYCERKAVVVAL encoded by the coding sequence ATGACCACGATCAAGGCCCGACCCGCCTTCAACGCCCGGCCCGCGCCGCTGGAACCCTTCCTCGTCGACGGACGGTGGATCGCTCCCGGCGACCGCCGGACGTTCCCCGTCGTCGACCCCGCCTCGGAGACCGTCCTGAGCCGGGTCGCCCAGGCCACCCCGCAGGACGTCGACGACGCCGTGGCCGCGGCCTCCCGGGCGCACGAGGACGGCCGCTGGCGCGCTCTGCCCGTCGCCGAGCGGAGCCGTGTACTGCACCGGATCGCCGAGCTGATCGAGGAGCACGCCGAGGAACTGGCGGTGCTGGAGACCCTCGACAACGGCAAACCGATCGAACGCTCGCGCGCCGACACCGCGATGAGCGCCAGGACGTTCCGGCACTTCGCGGGCGCCCCCGCCCGGCTGGCCGGCACGGTCGTGCCCCTCGACCAGGGCCACCACGTCTACACCGTGCCCGAACCCGTCGGGGTGGCCGCGCTGATCCTGCCGTGGAACTTCCCCGTCATGACCGGCTGCTTCAAGCTGGCGCCCGCCCTCGCCGCGGGCTGCACCGTCGTGGTCAAACCCGCCGAGCAGACCCCGCTGACCATGCTCCGCGTCGCCGCCCTGTGCGAGGAGGCGGGTCTGCCGGCGGGCGTGCTCAACGTCCTCACCGGCGACGGCGAGGTGGGTGCCGCGCTCACCGCGCACCCGGGGGTCGCCAAGGTGTCCTTCACCGGCTCCACCGAGGTCGGCCGGACCGTGATGGGCGCCGCCGCCCCCACCGTCAAGCGCCTCACCCTCGAACTCGGCGGCAAGAGCCCCCACATCGTCTTCGCCGACGCCGACCTGGACGCCGCCGTCGTCACCGCGATGCGCGCCGCCTTCGGCCACTCCGGACAGATGTGTACGGCCGGCAGCAGGCTGCTCGTCCAGCGTTCCGTCCTGGCGGAGATGGAGGAGCGCCTGGCCGACGCGGTGCGCAAGGTCCCCGTCGGCAACGGCCTGGACGGCGGGATCACCGTCGGCCCACTGGTCTCGGAGGAACAGCGGACCCAGGTCCTGTCCTACGTCGAGGCCGGTGTCGCCGAAGGCGCGAAACTGGTGACGGGCGGTCAAGTACCGGACCGGCCGGGCTACTTCGTCGAACCCGCGCTGTTCACGAACGTCACCAACAGCATGCGGATCGCCCGCGAGGAGATCTTCGGCCCCGTGGTGGGCGTGATCCCCTTCGAGGACGACGACGAAGCCGTCGCCATCGGCAACGACACCTCCTACGGGCTCGCCGCCGGCGTATGGACCAGGGACCTCTCCCGCGCCCACCGCATGGCCGCGCGGCTGCGCGCCGGAACGGTCTGGATCAACACCTACAACATCTTCGACCCGGCGCTGCCCTTCGGCGGCGTCGGCGACTCGGGCCTGGGCCGGGACCTGGGCGACGACGCCCTGTACTCCTACTGCGAGCGGAAGGCGGTGGTCGTCGCACTATGA
- a CDS encoding glutamine synthetase family protein, which produces MRSADERPRAQGGDGPGARPLTSAGAGGFVERHGLWDERQYVAAGHVRRVIDELGLDKVRFSFADQHGVLRGKTLTREAVPGALRSGVTAPSSLLLKDTSGRTVFPVFAGGDGLAGGRFTGAGDIVLVPDMTTFRVLPWAERTGWILCDLYHPDGTPAAFCSRGLLRDRLAALADTGYDLTVGVELEFHVYRPVSRASGAAAVGVGRPGAPGPAPEVEPLSGGSQLLHEEGLDRLDEIVDLLHRGLTGLDLPLRSLELEFGPSQLELTLDARGGARAADDALLARAAVRQICRRHGYHATFMARPAVAGTASSGWHLHQSLRSRATGEAAFDPAPGPQPGESWKGEALSPVGRHYLAGLLEHAPAATVFTTPTVNGYKRYLPMSLAPDRVVWGIDNKGAMVRVVGAQGGGGARLENRSGEPAANPYLYIASQVVSGMDGIARRLDPGPPTTDPYDPGARGLPGSLAQALDALDADPVFAEALGEDVVSWLTTIKRAEFARYLAHVSDWEQREYLDLV; this is translated from the coding sequence GTGCGCAGCGCTGACGAGCGGCCGCGGGCACAGGGCGGCGACGGCCCCGGTGCCCGCCCGCTGACCTCCGCCGGAGCGGGCGGCTTCGTCGAGCGGCACGGCCTGTGGGACGAGCGGCAGTACGTGGCCGCCGGACACGTACGCCGGGTGATCGACGAACTCGGCCTGGACAAGGTGCGCTTCTCCTTCGCCGACCAGCACGGCGTGCTGCGGGGCAAGACGCTGACACGGGAGGCGGTGCCCGGCGCCCTGCGCTCGGGTGTCACCGCGCCGTCCTCCCTGCTGCTGAAGGACACCTCCGGCCGGACGGTCTTTCCCGTCTTCGCGGGCGGCGACGGCTTGGCCGGCGGGCGCTTCACCGGGGCCGGCGACATCGTGCTGGTGCCGGACATGACGACGTTCCGGGTGCTGCCGTGGGCCGAGCGCACGGGGTGGATCCTGTGCGACCTCTACCACCCCGACGGCACCCCGGCGGCGTTCTGCTCCCGAGGCCTGCTGCGCGACAGGCTGGCCGCGCTGGCGGACACGGGGTACGACCTCACGGTCGGTGTGGAGCTGGAGTTCCATGTGTACCGCCCCGTGTCCCGTGCTTCGGGGGCCGCGGCGGTGGGTGTGGGACGGCCGGGCGCCCCCGGCCCCGCACCGGAGGTCGAGCCGCTGAGCGGCGGCTCGCAACTGCTGCACGAGGAGGGGCTGGACCGGCTCGACGAGATCGTGGACCTGCTCCACCGGGGGCTCACGGGACTCGATCTGCCGTTGCGTTCCCTGGAGTTGGAGTTCGGGCCCAGTCAGCTGGAGCTGACTCTCGACGCGCGGGGCGGGGCGCGGGCGGCGGACGACGCGCTGCTGGCCCGTGCGGCGGTGCGGCAGATCTGCCGCAGGCACGGCTACCACGCGACGTTCATGGCGCGGCCCGCCGTGGCGGGGACCGCGTCGAGCGGCTGGCATCTGCACCAGTCGCTGCGCTCCCGGGCGACCGGCGAGGCCGCCTTCGATCCGGCGCCCGGCCCGCAGCCGGGGGAGTCATGGAAGGGGGAAGCGCTGTCACCGGTGGGCCGGCACTACCTCGCCGGACTGCTGGAACACGCCCCCGCCGCCACCGTCTTCACCACGCCCACCGTCAACGGCTACAAGCGGTACCTGCCGATGTCCCTGGCCCCCGACCGGGTGGTGTGGGGCATCGACAACAAGGGCGCCATGGTGCGGGTCGTCGGCGCACAGGGAGGGGGAGGCGCCCGGCTGGAGAACAGATCCGGCGAGCCGGCGGCGAACCCGTACCTGTACATCGCCTCGCAGGTGGTCAGCGGGATGGACGGGATAGCCCGGCGGCTCGACCCGGGCCCGCCGACCACCGATCCGTACGACCCAGGGGCCCGCGGTCTGCCCGGTTCGCTCGCCCAGGCGCTGGACGCGCTCGACGCGGACCCGGTGTTCGCCGAGGCGCTCGGCGAGGACGTCGTCTCCTGGCTCACCACGATCAAACGCGCGGAGTTCGCGCGCTACCTGGCGCATGTCTCGGACTGGGAGCAGCGCGAATACCTCGACCTCGTCTGA
- a CDS encoding aromatic ring-hydroxylating dioxygenase subunit alpha gives MTRTGPGTPLGQLMRAYWQPVALVSEMSDERPVKAIRIMSEDLVLFRRDDADDADDANATEEAAGTGGWGLVGRYCAHRGVDLSFGRRENGGLRCLYHGWLYGPDGRCLEQPAEPEHSNFAAKVRIPSYPCVERNGIVFAYLGTGDPPPFPAYDCFRAPEEYTFAFKGWWECNWLQGVEGGIDPSHVSFLHRFVGEDPREVYGQQFSEEVEGTGKKLSELVGDSFRPDIEVESAEHGLRVFALRDLTDDVRHVRITNLVFPNAFVVPFGNGKAFCQWHVPIDDENHYWFMILYDFEEVTDQETLLAQRLAEVSLPDYRPLRNRTNDWGFDPAEQRELTYTGMGLDINVHDQWAVESMGPVQDRTVERLGVSDRAVTANRRLLLKAITSFESGNPVPGLPLDTREAEELTGPLAIDTITPADGWEQAWRLRESERRARSPWAGREVPRAQR, from the coding sequence GTGACGCGCACTGGTCCGGGCACGCCCCTCGGGCAGCTCATGCGCGCCTACTGGCAGCCGGTCGCCCTCGTCTCGGAGATGTCCGACGAGCGACCGGTCAAGGCGATCCGCATCATGAGCGAGGACCTGGTCCTCTTCCGCCGGGACGACGCGGACGACGCGGACGACGCGAACGCCACGGAGGAGGCGGCCGGGACCGGCGGGTGGGGGCTCGTCGGACGGTACTGCGCCCACCGGGGCGTCGACCTCTCCTTCGGACGCCGGGAGAACGGCGGGCTGCGATGCCTCTACCACGGCTGGCTGTACGGGCCGGACGGCCGCTGCCTCGAACAGCCCGCGGAGCCGGAGCACAGCAACTTCGCCGCCAAGGTGCGCATCCCGAGCTACCCCTGCGTGGAGCGCAACGGCATCGTCTTCGCCTACCTCGGCACCGGCGACCCGCCGCCCTTCCCGGCGTACGACTGCTTCCGTGCCCCCGAGGAGTACACCTTCGCCTTCAAGGGCTGGTGGGAGTGCAACTGGCTGCAGGGGGTGGAAGGCGGGATCGACCCGAGCCATGTCTCCTTCCTGCACCGCTTCGTGGGCGAGGACCCGCGCGAGGTGTACGGGCAGCAGTTCAGCGAGGAGGTGGAGGGCACCGGGAAGAAGCTCTCGGAACTCGTGGGGGACAGCTTCCGCCCGGACATCGAGGTGGAGAGCGCCGAGCACGGACTGCGGGTCTTCGCGCTGCGCGACCTCACCGACGACGTCAGGCACGTACGGATCACCAACCTGGTGTTCCCCAACGCCTTCGTGGTGCCCTTCGGCAACGGCAAGGCCTTCTGTCAGTGGCACGTCCCGATCGACGACGAGAACCACTACTGGTTCATGATCCTCTACGACTTCGAGGAGGTCACCGACCAGGAGACGCTGCTGGCCCAGCGCCTGGCCGAGGTCTCGCTCCCCGACTACCGGCCGCTGCGCAACCGTACGAACGACTGGGGCTTCGACCCCGCGGAGCAGCGGGAACTCACGTACACCGGTATGGGTCTTGACATCAACGTCCATGACCAGTGGGCCGTGGAGAGCATGGGGCCCGTCCAGGACCGGACCGTCGAGCGGCTCGGGGTGTCCGACCGCGCCGTGACCGCCAACCGCAGGCTCCTGCTCAAGGCGATCACCTCGTTCGAGAGCGGCAATCCGGTGCCCGGTCTGCCGCTCGACACGCGGGAGGCCGAGGAACTGACCGGGCCCCTGGCCATCGACACCATCACGCCCGCGGACGGCTGGGAACAGGCGTGGCGGCTACGGGAGTCGGAGCGGCGCGCGAGATCCCCGTGGGCCGGGCGGGAGGTGCCCCGTGCGCAGCGCTGA
- a CDS encoding SDR family oxidoreductase — MRTVLITGVSSGYGRETARYFHAQGWNVIATMRTPRTDVLPPSDRLQVVELDVTKPETVTAALEAAGPLDVLVNNAGVPLIGVFEGTPMDRVREVFETNTFGVMAVTQAVLPGFRERGSGVVVNVTSSVVLGHMPLSAVYKASKMAVEGFTASLALELAPFGVQAKTVEPGACLTTNFAARATGGGALDELIPAPYAPWAEKVMGDFTSQDVFTKESDVAETVWRAVHDTTGQLRFPAGPDAVRLAQAR, encoded by the coding sequence ATGAGGACAGTACTGATCACCGGTGTCTCATCCGGGTACGGACGGGAGACCGCCCGGTACTTCCACGCACAGGGGTGGAACGTCATCGCCACGATGCGCACCCCGAGGACGGACGTCCTGCCCCCGTCGGACCGCCTCCAGGTCGTGGAACTCGACGTGACGAAGCCCGAGACCGTCACCGCCGCGCTGGAGGCGGCGGGACCCCTCGACGTCCTGGTCAACAACGCGGGTGTCCCGTTGATCGGCGTGTTCGAGGGCACGCCCATGGACCGGGTACGGGAGGTCTTCGAGACCAACACGTTCGGCGTGATGGCCGTGACGCAGGCGGTGCTGCCCGGCTTCCGCGAGCGAGGCTCCGGCGTGGTGGTCAACGTGACCTCCAGCGTGGTGCTGGGACACATGCCGCTCTCGGCCGTCTACAAGGCGAGCAAGATGGCCGTCGAGGGATTCACCGCGTCCCTCGCCCTGGAACTCGCGCCGTTCGGTGTGCAGGCGAAGACGGTCGAGCCGGGCGCCTGCCTGACGACGAACTTCGCGGCCAGGGCGACCGGCGGCGGGGCACTGGACGAACTGATCCCCGCGCCCTACGCGCCGTGGGCGGAGAAGGTCATGGGCGACTTCACGAGCCAGGACGTGTTCACCAAGGAGAGCGACGTCGCTGAGACGGTGTGGCGGGCCGTGCACGACACGACCGGCCAGCTGCGCTTCCCCGCGGGCCCGGACGCGGTCCGGCTCGCCCAGGCGAGGTGA